The following coding sequences lie in one Oncorhynchus kisutch isolate 150728-3 linkage group LG3, Okis_V2, whole genome shotgun sequence genomic window:
- the LOC109876324 gene encoding hypermethylated in cancer 2 protein, producing MELPNHAKQILLQLNQQRAKGFLCDVIIVVENALFRAHKNILAASSIYFKSLVLHDNLINLDTEMVNPSVFRQVLDFIYTGKLLSSLDQSNEQNYSALLTAASYLQLHDLAALCRKKLKRSGGKPLPGKLSTSGPLSRLRHNNERLSSSALTASHNHYVLAPSDADQPQPDDGLGDKLSDDEMFIGSTAVKNGTCGSGSNGNLSNGLSGRETDLGLDLSKKSPPSACTTTDALSPHSNSQGSPQSASVSTTNSASLDDSTITLPGLDTTGPEPMELLPTPKAPEDSQAHPDAPLPRKSSRQVARKKEWPKREASGLKAEDRDPPLVNGVIVGPKEGRSSRGVGRDSRCSFPSDQSFQCKEEEEGGENGQEHSDQSGHSDGESGGGGHHSANYVYRQDGFEPAFGDNLYVCIPCGKGFPSSEQLNAHVETHTEDELYIKEEGGAFVKEEEAEDLSAPVAPTTFGISEPRPFKCTVCSKSYKDPATLRQHEKSHWLTRPFPCNICGKMFTQRGTMTRHMRSHLGLKPFACDECGMRFTRQYRLTEHMRVHSGEKPYECQLCGGKFTQQRNLISHLRMHTSPS from the coding sequence ATGGAACTGCCAAATCATGCCAAACAAATACTACTGCAACTCAACCAGCAGAGGGCTAAGGGCTTCCTGTGTGACGTCATCATCGTGGTGGAGAACGCTCTGTTCCGAGCCCACAAGAACATCCTAGCAGCCAGCAGTATCTACTTCAAGTCCCTGGTTCTCCACGACAACCTCATCAACCTGGACACAGAGATGGTGAATCCCTCTGTTTTCCGACAAGTCCTGGACTTCATCTACACGGGGAAGCTCCTGTCCTCATTGGACCAGAGTAATGAGCAGAACTACAGTGCCCTCTTGACCGCAGCCAGCTACCTCCAGCTCCATGACCTCGCTGCGCTGTGCAGGAAGAAGCTCAAGCGAAGCGGTGGCAAGCCTCTGCCGGGTAAACTCTCCACCTCGGGTCCGCTCAGCCGACTGCGCCACAACAACGAGCGCCTTTCGTCCTCCGCCCTCACCGCCTCCCACAACCACTACGTCCTCGCCCCCTCTGACGCAGACCAGCCACAGCCCGATGACGGCCTCGGGGACAAGCTCTCGGATGATGAGATGTTCATCGGGAGCACCGCCGTGAAGAATGGGACCTGCGGGAGTGGTAGTAATGGAAACCTCAGTAACGGTTTGAGCGGCAGGGAGACAGATCTCGGGCTGGACCTGTCCAAGAAGAGCCCTCCATCGGCGTGTACCACAACAGACGCACTCAGCCCTCACAGCAACTCACAGGGTTCCCCTCAATCTGCCTCAGTATCCACAACCAACAGTGCCTCACTGGATGATTCCACCATCACTCTGCCCGGTCTGGACACCACCGGCCCAGAGCCCATGGAGCTCTTGCCCACCCCCAAAGCCCCTGAAGACAGTCAGGCCCATCCAGATGCTCCCCTGCCTCGCAAGAGCTCCCGCCAGGTAGCCCGCAAAAAGGAGTGGCCCAAGAGAGAGGCCTCTGGCCTGAAGGCTGAGGATCGTGACCCGCCCCTGGTCAATGGTGTGATCGTGGGACCTAAAGAGGGCCGCTCATCCAGGGGTGTAGGCAGGGACAGCAGGTGCAGCTTTCCCTCAGACCAGTCCTTCCAgtgtaaagaggaggaggaaggaggggagaatgGGCAGGAGCACAGTGACCAGAGCGGGCATAGtgatggagagagtggaggaggagggcacCACAGCGCCAACTATGTGTACCGGCAGGACGGGTTTGAGCCAGCGTTTGGGGACAACTTGTATGTGTGCATCCCCTGTGGGAAGGGCTTTCCCAGCTCGGAGCAGCTTAACGCCCatgtggagacacacacagaggatgaGCTCTACATCAAAGAGGAGGGAGGGGCCtttgtgaaagaggaagaggctGAGGACCTCTCGGCCCCCGTGGCTCCCACCACATTCGGCATCTCCGAGCCACGGCCCTTCAAGTGCACCGTATGCAGTAAGAGCTACAAAGACCCGGCGACCCTGAGACAGCACGAGAAGAGCCACTGGCTGACCCGACCCTTCCCATGTAACATCTGCGGGAAGATGTTCACCCAGAGAGGCACTATGACGCGCCACATGCGGAGCCACCTGGGCCTGAAACCGTTTGCTTGCGATGAGTGTGGCATGCGCTTCACACGCCAGTACCGCCTGACGGAGCACATGCGCGTCCACTCGGGAGAGAAGCCGTACGAATGCCAGTTGTGCGGTGGAAAGTTCACCCAGCAACGCAACCTCATCAGCCACCTGAGAATGCACACCTCACCCTCCTAA